The genomic segment TTCCCGAGCCTCTTCAAGCGCCTTCGTGACCGCTTCCCTTACGCCGAGAACCTCCGAGTATATGGAGCGCAGGCTGGAAGCTTCCTCGGCTTTGCTCGCTGGAACTCGGCTTTCCGGCCAGCCAGCTAGCTGGACACTTGCCGCATCGCCTCTAATCTTCGCAGGAATGTGCTGCCAGACCTCCTCAGCGGTAAAGGTGATGACGGGTGCGAGCAGGCGCACGGTGTCCAGAAGTATGGCGGCGAGCACCGTTTGAGCGCTGCGCCGCGAGAGGGAATCGGGCGCATCGGAGTATAGTCGATCCTTGATCACGTCGAGGTAAAACGAGCTCAGGTCGGTAACGCAGTAGTTGAACACCGTGTGATAGACCTGGTGGAACTTCCAGTCATCGTAGGATTTGCCGACTCTTTCAACTATCTCAGTCAATCGGGTCAAAGCGTATCGATCGATCTCGGGCATGTCAGCCCATGCCACCGAGTTTTCAGGCGTGAAGTCATTGAGGTTCGAAAGGAGGAAGCGGAAGGTGTTCCTGATTCGCCGGTATGCGTCACTTGTTCTGGCGAGGATATCATTTGAGATCGAGACATCCTGACTGTAGTCCGCCGCTGCGACCCACAGCCTGATGATGTCGGCGCCGGATACTTTGATCACGTCGAGCGGCGATATAACGTTGCCAAGTGATTTGCTCATCTTTCTGCCCTCGCCGTCCACGATAAAACCGTGGGTCAGGACAGCCTTATACGGGGGCGCGTCGTATGCGCCGACTCCAGTGAGAAGAGCCGACTGGAACCATCCGCGATGCTGATCGGTGCCTTCCAGGTACAGCTCGGCAGGGCGGCACAGCTCAGGGCGAGTATCCAAAACGCTCGTATGTGAAACGCCGGATTCGAACCAGACGTCCAAGATATCGTCTTCGGGGAGCAGCTCGGCCGAACCACATCGCTCACACTCGGTTAAAGGTGATTGCGGCAGGTACTCGCTCGGCTGCTTGCGAAACCACGCATCGGCGCCTTCGGACTCGAAAAGCGCCTCTACGGCGTCGAAGGTGGCATCGTTGGCAACCGTGTGGCTGCACATGGCGCACTTGAACACCGGGATCGGAACTCCCCATGCTCGCTGGCGCGAAATACACCAATCGGGACGGTCAGTGACCATAGATCTGATCCGATTTACCGACCAACCGGGAATCCACTGCACATCCTCTATCGCGACGAGCGCGGCCTCACGAAGCGGCTTTGCCTCGGCGCCTTTTGCGCCCATTGAGACAAACCACTGCTCCGTGGCTCGGAAGATGACTGGCTGCTTACAGCGCCAGCAATGCGGGTAGCTGTGCGAGGTCTTCCCCTTGTGCTCCAGCGAGCCGATCTCATCTAGCCACTCAATGATCGCGGGATTTGCTCGCAGAATATGCATACCCTCGAATCTGCCGCCGCCCTGGTCAAAGACGCCTAAGTCATTAACGGGCATCGGGGTTGGCAGCCCGTACCTCTGCCCCACAAGCCAGTCTTCCTCGCCGTGTCCCGGCGCGGTGTGCACTGCTCCGGTCCCAACCGACAGGTCAACATGCTCGCCTGTGATAACGATACCTTCGACTCCATCGTGTATGGGGTGCCTGTACTTTGCTCCCGCCAAATCCTCGCCTTTGACCCGTATCGGCTGACCCGCCGGATCGCTTATGAGCTCCCACTGTGGCCACGCGATCGTCTCGGCAAGCCGCTCGACCAGCGGCTCCGCTACGATGATGACCCTCCCGCTCACTCGAAGCGCAACGTAACTTGCATCCGCCGATAAAGTCGCCGCCACATTGGCCGGCAGCGTCCACGGCGTTGTCGTCCAGATCAGTACCGAGGCTTCTGTCGCAAACTCGGCAAAAGCCTTCGGAACCTCCAAGAGCTCAAGGCGCACGTAAATCGAGTTGCTCTCCACCTCCGAGTACTCGATCTCCGCCTCGGCCAAGGCGGTTTTGCACCGTATGCACCAGTGGATGGGTTTGGAGCCCTTGTAGATCATCCCCCGCTCATACATCCGCCGAAATACCCTGACGTTACCCGCCTCATAAGCAGGCGCGAGCGTCAGATATGGGTCCTCGAAGTCACCTTGAACACCGAGCCTCTGAAACTCCTCGGATTGAACGGAAACGTAGTTCATCGCCCATTCGCGACATCTCTCTCTAAGCTCCGATTGTCCGATCTTGGCCATGCGTTCAGGGCCGAGTTCTTTTTCCACCTGATGCTCAATTGGCTGTCCGTGGCAGTCCCAACCAGGTATATAGGGAGCAAAATAGCCCCGCATCGACTTGTACTTGACGATGAGGTCCTTTAGGACCTTGTTGAATGCGGTGCCCATATGGATGTGACCATTTGCGTAAGGCGGCCCATCGTGCAATACGAATCGCTGCCCGTTCACATTCATGCTCAACCGCTTGCGATATACATCCTGCTCCTGCCAAAACTTCAACCACTGAGGTTCGCGCTCGGCCAGGTTAGCCCGCATCGGAAACTCCGTTTGCGGGAGATTCATCGTGTCTTTGTAATCCGGCTTATCGCCCACTATGCTCCTCAGTCTATCTTCTCTATCTCGGAATCTTCGTCGCGCTCGCCAAACATATCCAGGGATCCCAGTTGAAACTCTTTCGGATCCCCAAATACGGGCTCCTCGGCGATCAAATCAGAGTCGTCGATCTCACCCAACGCGATGCTTTGCACGAATCCTGAAGCAGGAGGCTCGATAGTCAAGTCTTCGACGGCAGGAGCTTCGCTGACCGGATGCTTCGCGCGCTCGGACCTAGATGGCGAGGGAGTCGCGGGGGCCTTCTCCTCGGCGTGCACAGGCAATGGCGGGGCGGGCTGCTCCACCTTTACGTCAGTAACCATGCCCTGACCAGTCTCTCCCACCAGAACCTGAACGTCATCGGCGAGCGGCAAGGGAGCGATTCCCTTCAGATGGGACTCCAACACCTGCTTGAAGGCAGCACGAAACTCCTCTTCGGCCTTTTTGATCCGGACGAGCTCCGCCGAAACCGTCTGCTTCTGGGTCAGGGCGTTGTGTATGATCTCCTTAGCCTTCATCTCGGCATCACGCAGCACTACCGCGGCTTCCCCTTTTGCCCTCGACGTTATGTCTTCCGCGGAACGCTGCGCCGCCACTAAGGTATTGTGCAGCGTCTCCTTTTGAGCCTCGAACTCCCTTATCTGATCGCGCGCCGTCTCAAGACGCTCGGAAAGATCGATGTTCTCCTTGAAGAGGCGCTCGAACTCATCGGCGACCTCGTCGAGAAATTTATCGACCTCTTCGACGCTGTACCCGCGCAAAGAGTTCCGAAATTCCTTATGATGGATATCGAGTGGCGTGAGCTTCATCTCTAACGACCTTTCCCTCTTTTTACAATCCCAGGACGCTTAACACTGCCAGCAGAAGCGGCCGCACGAGCCATGAAAGCACCAAGATGGCCACCAGCGGCGATATGTCGATCATTCCCAGATTAGGGATGATTCTTCTAAATATGCCGATATAGGGCTCTACTACTGTTCCTAAAATCCGCCGAATCTCCCAGACCGTTCCGGAAGCGGGCAGCCAGGACAGCAGCACATATACGATGATCAGCAGTGAGTAAAAATCTATAGCACGCATAAGAATCTGTGCGAGTGACATTACTTGTTCAGCTCCCTGGAACGATTGATCGCCGCGGTAACTGTGTCCGCAAAAGCCTTACGGACACCTGAAGATTCAAGCACCTCGATTGCGGCAGCCGTGACACCGCCGGGACTTGCAACAACATCGGCAAGCTCACCGGGGTGCATGCCAGTCTTGTCGAGAAGGTCAATTGTGCCTCGCAAAGTCTGGGTTGCCAATAGCTGGGCGACATCTCTTGAAAGCCCATGCCGGACACCCGCTCTTGCCAGTGCATCTATCACTATCGCGACATATGCCGGACCGCATCCGGAAATGGCCGTTGCCACATCCTGAAAACTTTCCGGCAGTACCACGCTCTTCCCGACACTTCCGAATAACTCGCTTACCAGTTCAACCTGAGAATCGATAGCGTGAGTCCCAGCGCTTATCACACTCATGCCCCCTCCGGCCAACACTGGAGCGTTAGGCATCACTCTGACCACGGGAGTTGCATCAGGAAGCAACGCTTCCAATCTCGCGCATGTGATGCCCGCCGCTATCGACAGAATGAGCGCGTCGCCGACCTTACCGGCTATCTCGGAAACAACCTGCTCGATGATTTGAGGTTTGACAGCCAGCAGGATAATGGTCGCCCCATCAACGGCTTGCTCGGCGCTCTCGACGCAGTTGAGGTCAAGCGTCTCTTTCAGCTTCCGCCTCCTGCTTTCAGAAGGCTCGGCCACGACAACATGCTCCCTGCCGACGACTCCGGCTGACAGCATTCCGGCAACGATGGCCTCCCCCATCCTTCCTCCGCCAATAACGGCGAGGCGAGCAGGCCTGCCAAACCAGTTGCCACTAACATCTGTCATGCGTCGATACCGCCAAACACGCCCTTGTCCCGCATCCTCTTGACGTCTCCCTCCGAGACATCCACGTTTTCTGGTGTAAGCATGAAGACCTTATCGGAAACCTTCTGCAACCCGCCGTTGAGGCCGTAGGTAAGGCCGCTCGCAAAATCTATGAACCGCCTGCCAAGCTCAGGGGCGGTCCCCGTCATGTTCATTATGACCGGTGTGCCCTTCTTGTAACGATCGGCGATTCCTTGCGCCTCGGTAAAGCTCCTAGGCTCGACGATGTGCATTTTGACCTGCGGAGAAACCCTTGGGGTCGCGGTATCTACCGAGGTGACGCCAGGGTGTCTGGCACCCCGGTCCCACTCCGTATCCCGATCGAACTCGCTCAGACGCTCTACTCGCCTTACGCCACCAGAACGCATACCGTATGGCGAGGTATAAGCTTCCGCAGGTGGCCTGGGCTCATCCTCGGTATCGTCTTCCTCGTCGTAATAGTCGTCGTATTCGTAATCCCCAAAACCCAAACGCGCCTTGATTCTGCTCCACAAACCCACAATGACTCCTCAAGACTCCGAACCGTCTACTTGCCGAAGATGGCCCGCCCAATACGGACAATAGTTGATCCTTCTTCCACAGCCTCGCAATAATCGTTGGTCATGCCCATGGAAAGCTCCTCTAACTCTACCCCATTTGAGGTCCTCGCGCATACAGAATCCCGCAGGTTACGCAGTTCCAGAAACACTTTTCGAGCTTCTTGCGGAGAGCCGAAGGGCGCCATCGTCATCAACCCTCTGACCCGGACATTCTCAAACTCGGCAGCGGCAGCTAGCATCTCACTGGCCTGTGAGGAGCTAAAACCATGTTTGGTCTGCTCGCCAGCGATGTTGAATTGCAGCAACAGCGCCTGGACAACGCCGGCCTGAAATGCCTTTTTATCTATCGTCTCCAGCAGGCGTAGCGAGTCGACAGAGTGAATCAAATGTGCACGGCCGACCACATCTTTGACCTTGTTGGTCTGTAGGGTTCCAACGAAATGCCATCTGGCATCGGGAAACAGGGCTTGCTTGCCGACGAACTCCTGCACACGGTTCTCGCCGAAGTCACACATTCCCGCAGCCATGGCAAGGCGAACCTCTTCAACGCCTACGTTTTTTGTGACTCCAACGATGGTAACTTCCGAGGGAAAGCGACCGACATGATCGGCGGCGTCAGCTACCTTGTTGCGAACTAACCAATATCGATCGGCAATGGCGCTCAATTATGAGTCGACTATTCCTCGGTAGGCGTAAAGGCGCCTTCGAACTCTCCGGTCACCAGATAGGCGATGCGCTCGCCTATGTCGACAGCGTTGTCCGCGATGCGCTCCAAGTAACGTGCCGCAAGTACCATCGATGACGCCCACTCGATGTCTTCATCCTCCTGCAGCCGCCCAAGCTCCCTGAAGAACTGCTTGTAGAGGTGATCGATCGGCTCGTCGAGATCCTCGAGTTTTCTCGCCAGCTCTATGTCGCTGGTTGCGAGAGCCTCGCTCATCGCTTCCAGCACCCTGTAAACCAGGTTTCCTTGCGCTTGGATCAAGTCGTAGAGGGTTTGAGGTCCCCTTCTGGCCGCAGTACGCTTTGTAGCCCGAGCGATATTCACGCCGAGATCCGCCATCCGCTCCAGATGCAAGGAGATGTAGGTGAGTGAGTACAGGAGCCTCAGGTCCCGGGCGACGGGAAACTGTGTAGCAATGATCTCTATTGCGTGCTCCTCGACTCCAAGGCATCTGCGGTCGAAAGCGGCATCGCCGGCTATTACCTGCTCGGCTATATCAACATCTCCATCAACCAGGGAACGGACCGCCAGCCGGGTCGTCTCCGTAACATCGTTGGATATCTGCACGACCTCTGCCTTGAGAGCCTTAAGTTCGTTTCTAAATTCCTCGCGCATCGATGCGCTCTCCTTTGTGCTCGATCGATATTCACTCGCAAGTATAACAATGTTCTCGAGATTGGGCTCAGGTTTATGCTACTCAATCATCACCAAAGCACCGTGTCGCCCAGTCACGCCAGAAGCGCGAAACGAATAGAACTTGTCGGTGCTCTCCAGAGTGCACTTACCGACCTTCGCAATGGCGCTCGTTGTAAGACCGGCGCGCAGAAGATCGATAGTTACCACCTCGCTCAAATCAACGTTGCGTCCCAAAACAGCAGTGCGGCCATACTCTCGAGCGAAAGAGTCGGCGACCTCCTTGCCGACCTCGTAACAACGCCCGCAGATGTGCGGGCCGATATACGCAAGAATCTCCGAGGGCGCGCAACCCGCCAGATCGGCTAACATACGCGCAGCCTTCCCCGGCAGGCCGAGAAGGGCTCCGCGCCATCCGGCATGCACGACTCCAACGGAGAGGACGGGTCCTTCGGCAACAAGGATAATTGGGACGCAATCAGCGAAGAGCATCAGCAAGGGAAGGTCTTTTTGCGATGTCAGCAAGGCGTCTGCGGCATCGAGGGATGCGTAACCCGCTGTCGCGCTGGTGCCACTGCGCAAATAGCTGGCGTCGAGCAGCGCCACTCCATCACTGTGAACCTGCTTCGCGCAGATAATACGTTGCGGATCATCTGCTTTGCCAAGAGCACGCAGCAACATACTTCGGTTCGATCTGACCAGCGAGGGGTCATCCCCCACATGTTCGGCAAGATTCAAGGAATCATACGGAGTCGGGCTTGTCCCGCCTTCGCGCTCCGTGAAAAGAATCCTTACGCCGGATCGCTCGAAGAGTGCCTCATCGGTATAACCTATGACCTTATCGGCGAATGTCTTCCTTGTGATCTTTAGAAGTGCAGGCATAGTGTGCCGTTCTCGCATGAAGGGCAATCAACCTCTAGAAATATCCCGGTAAGTACTGTAAAACAAATAGTAGAGACGCGGCAATTGACAACATGATCTTCTAAGAACGGGGGCTAGTGATGGATCTGTCTCGAGCGCTAAACGCTCCATTCAAAGACCGGGATTGGGTAGTCAAAGTCTTGCTGGGAGGCCTGTGGGGACTGCTGATAGTCACTATACCTGCGCAACTAGGGGCAATGATGGCCTACGTCCGCTCTGTTGCCAACGACGACGAGTCGCTTCCGGCCTGGAGTAACTTCGGGAGCAAGTGGGTCAGCGGATTCCTATTGCTCGTGGGCACGACCATCTACATGCTGCCCGCTATCGTTCTTTCCGGCGTAATTATGGCTGGCGCTGCTGCCGCCATCGCTTCCCAAGATCCGTATGCAGCGGCAGCTGTGGCTGGAACTGGCCTCTTGCTTGGCTTGCTGTCTTTGATTTGGATGATCGTAGCCTCGCTACCATTGTCCGCCGCAATGGTGAACTACTCAATCACCGGACAGTTCAGTTCGATGTTTGCGATCGGATACCTGATAAAGCTCATTCGTTCGAGGACAGGATTTTTCAAGGCGTGGGGGCTAAGCCTGCTCATAGGTGTGGTTGCAGGCATTACCGTAAGTGCTCTGTCAATGCTGTTGATCGGATACATTCTGGCGCCGTGGATATACTTTCTTTCGTATATCTTCAGCGCTCATTTATTTGGTCAGTGGGCCAAAGCAGCAATGAGCTTGGGGCAGGCAGACGGACAGGTAAACCCACCTGCGCCACCCCCTGCACCTTTCGTCGCACCGCAGGCGCCGCCACCGGAGCCTGCGCCACCCGCAACTCCTGCACCTCCTGAGGAGCCGAAACCGCCCTCACCGCCGCAGTAACCGGCGCATCAATCAAAAATAGCGGATCAGAACATGCGTTTTTTCAGAAACGCAGGTATGTCCAGCTCCTCTTCGGACGAGCCAATTGGCTCGAACTTCGGGATGGAAACTTCCGAGCCCTCTTCGCCTGCAAACTGCATAGACTCCTGGCGGCGGCGACCCTCAAAGCCAGTCGCAATCACTGTAACCCTGATCTGATCCATCATGGAGTCATCGATTACAGCGCCAAATATAATGTTGGCCTCTGGATGCGCGGCCTCGGCGACCGCTTGGGCAGCTTCGTTTACCTCGAACAGCCCAAGGTCGCTACCACCAGCAATTGACAGCAATACCCCTTGAGCTCCTTCGATACTGCTCTCCAGAAGCGGGCTGGAAATGGCTGCTTTGGCGGCATCGTGGGCACGATTGTCGCCCGCCGATATACCTATTCCCATTAGCGCACTTCCGGCATCCTGCATGATGGTGCGAACATCCGCAAAGTCCAGGTTGATCAGTCCAGGAACAGTGATGAGGTCAGTAATACCCTGTGTTCCCTGGCGAAGAATATCATCTGCTACCCGAAACGCATCCAGAATCGACGTCTTCTTTTCGGCGACCTGAAGCAATCGATCGTTGGGAATGACAATCAGTGTGTCTACAAATTCACGTAGCCGCTTGATGCCTTCTTCGGCCTGAAGAGCACGCTTGCGACCTTCGAACGCAAATGGGCGGGTTACAACCCCGACTGTTAGCGCGCCGATCTCTTCCTTTGCGATCTGGGCAATGACTGGAGCTGCTCCCGTTCCAGTTCCGCCGCCCTGACCGGCAGTAACAAATACCATATCAGCGCCCTGAAGCGCCTCCTTGATCTCGGCACGATTCTCTTCGGCAGCTTGAAAACCAACATCGGGATCAGCGCCTGCGCCAAGTCCTTTGGTTAAGTTGACGCCGACGTGAACCTTATAGTCCGCATCGGACATCAGCAAAGCCTGTGCATCGGTATTGATGGCAATGAACTCTACGCCCTTTACGCTCGCCTCGACCATCCGGTTCACGGCGTTTGTGCCTGCGCCACCCACACCAACCACTTTTATGACTGCTAGATAGTTAGCTCCCGTTTCAATCATTTTCACTCCCCGATCATCTCGGCGGTATACCATAAACCTAAAGTTGACGTTTACATTTGCTGTAAAACAGTATATCTTTGCATAAAGGTTATATTGAATGCAAGAGAAATTCAAGAGTTTCTGTAAATCCGCTGTTCAGGACGTTATGCTATTGTCCCTGCCGGCTGTGAGTGGGTCTAGAAAGTCTCAAGTGCGCGCCAAGTAGGTCTTTCTATAGAGCGCACATTGATGTAAACAACGCTACCCGCGTGCTCTGTCATTATCTCCCGCGCAATCTCCTCTTTCCTTGTAATATCCACCGAAGGGCCAACAAATATCTCAACCCCTTCCTCTGTGATTAGCGCGGTTTCCCCTACCGAAGGTGCAGAGATCGCACGAACCATCTCGCGCATCTGTGGACTGAGCCCATTCCACACTTCAAGAGCGTTTTCCAAAGGCTCGGACCTGGGCCTTACCCCTGGTGTTGTCTCGATATCACCTATATCCCGTATCACCACGGCAGTGACTGTCTCATCAGGAGTCTGTCGAGCCAGGATGTAACCACGAGCATCAAGAAGAAAGAACGAGGAATCGCCAACATCCAGCATGGCGACCGGAACCCTTTCCTCTACATCGATAATCACGGTGCCGGGAAACCTGCGCGAGACCGTGGCGGCGGAAACCCATGGATCGCGCTTAATTCGCTCTTCTATCTCTAGCGTTGAGAGCCTCAGCAGAGTCTCATCTTCGGGGATTGAGGCAGCCGCCCGGACGGACTCATCGCTCAACCGATCGTTTCCCTCAACCGTAACCGTTGTGATTCTGAAGAGGTCTGATTGATATATCGAAAACACTCCAAAGGCAATCAAGAGCAACGCCAGAGCCAGAAGCACAATCACTAGAATTGCCCTTCGCCTCCTAACGGCTAACCTGCGCTCTCGCGCAATGCGCTTTTGCTTGGAGATTTTGGATTTGCCCTTTTCGGAGGCAAGTCTCACTTCCGAGCGCGAAGCACGGCGAGGAGGCTCGGTTCTGGTCTTCTCCTTAGACCTTGGACGAGCTCCATCGGCAGCCTGCTTCGCGGATATTACTACTTTTCTGCGCTTCACGAGAACGACCCCATAAAACGTATCTCTGGCTCCAGCTCTATGCCAAACTTGTCAAAAACAGCTTCGCGAGCGTCGTGCATCAGCCGGAGCACATCGCTAGCCTTAGCACCTCCGAGATTGACGATAAAGTTTGCGTGCACATCCGAAATAGCAGCCTGACCTGCTCGGCGACCCTTGAGCCCGGCAGCCTCGATAAGCCGACCGGCAGAGTCTCCCTCGGGATTCCTAAAGACGCTGCCCCCGCAGGGCAGGCCGATGGGCTGGGTGCGCTTTCTGCGCGACAGGCTTGCATCCATTCTACGCCTGATTGCACTGACATCTCCGGTCTCGGCGCGGATCAAGCACTCTAAGGCTATACCTCTACTTGAGATATCACTGTAACGATAGCTCCATCCGACTTTATGTCCCTCGACCCTGACCAGCCCGTTTTCTGGAGTGTAGAGCGTTACCGACTGCACCAGGCTGCCTATCCACTCATCGCGCGATCCGGCATTCATCGCAAGCGCTCCACCGACTGTGCCAGGTATGCCTACTGCAAACTCAAGTCCTGACAGACCAGCTGCGTATGCATCGTGCACCACATGGCCGAGAAGCGCCCCGGCCCCAGCAATCAAGTGGCCATCACCGATCTGATGCTTACGGAAATCGCGCCCCAATACGAGCACCGCTCCACGGTAGCCGCTGTCGGCAACCAGCACGTTGCTGCCCTTGCCAAGAACCTTCCACTCTATGCCGCATTCATCGAGCACTCCTATGCTAAGCGACAGATCCGAAACGGTATCAGCGATCACGAACAGATCGGCCGGCCCGCCTGTCCTGTACGTTGTGTGTTTCGCCATGCTCTCATCTCGGCGGACTAGACCGCTGACATTCTCCAGTAACCGACTGTATGCGGCCTCTACCGACACTGGATCTCTCTCCGCTCATCAAGGACCCTTAGCACATCCGGCCCAATCGTTGTGACATCCCCTGCCCCCATCGTGATCAACATATCACCGGAGCGAAGTATCTGGCTCAAATACTCCGGGACGTCGGCGCGGTGCGGAAGGTACGCGACCCTTGCTCGGGGGAATGCGAACAAAACCGCTTCCAGTACGGTTTTACCCGAAACCCCAGGTATCGGCTGTTCGCCGGCACTGAATACATCCATTAGAACCAGGTGGTCCGCATCGGTAAATGCCTCCCCGAAGTCGTTGGCGAGAGCCTCGGTCCTGGTGTAGCGATGAGGCTGGAAAACGGCGCACACGCGCTCATATCCGCACTCTTTGGCAGCTCTCAGGGTCGCCTTTATCTCTGTGGGGTGATGCGCGTAGTCATCAAACACTGTCACCTCGTCTACGCTTCCGATACGAT from the Actinomycetota bacterium genome contains:
- a CDS encoding cell division protein SepF; its protein translation is MGLWSRIKARLGFGDYEYDDYYDEEDDTEDEPRPPAEAYTSPYGMRSGGVRRVERLSEFDRDTEWDRGARHPGVTSVDTATPRVSPQVKMHIVEPRSFTEAQGIADRYKKGTPVIMNMTGTAPELGRRFIDFASGLTYGLNGGLQKVSDKVFMLTPENVDVSEGDVKRMRDKGVFGGIDA
- a CDS encoding YggS family pyridoxal phosphate-dependent enzyme, which produces MSAIADRYWLVRNKVADAADHVGRFPSEVTIVGVTKNVGVEEVRLAMAAGMCDFGENRVQEFVGKQALFPDARWHFVGTLQTNKVKDVVGRAHLIHSVDSLRLLETIDKKAFQAGVVQALLLQFNIAGEQTKHGFSSSQASEMLAAAAEFENVRVRGLMTMAPFGSPQEARKVFLELRNLRDSVCARTSNGVELEELSMGMTNDYCEAVEEGSTIVRIGRAIFGK
- a CDS encoding laccase domain-containing protein; translation: MRERHTMPALLKITRKTFADKVIGYTDEALFERSGVRILFTEREGGTSPTPYDSLNLAEHVGDDPSLVRSNRSMLLRALGKADDPQRIICAKQVHSDGVALLDASYLRSGTSATAGYASLDAADALLTSQKDLPLLMLFADCVPIILVAEGPVLSVGVVHAGWRGALLGLPGKAARMLADLAGCAPSEILAYIGPHICGRCYEVGKEVADSFAREYGRTAVLGRNVDLSEVVTIDLLRAGLTTSAIAKVGKCTLESTDKFYSFRASGVTGRHGALVMIE
- the ftsZ gene encoding cell division protein FtsZ — its product is MIETGANYLAVIKVVGVGGAGTNAVNRMVEASVKGVEFIAINTDAQALLMSDADYKVHVGVNLTKGLGAGADPDVGFQAAEENRAEIKEALQGADMVFVTAGQGGGTGTGAAPVIAQIAKEEIGALTVGVVTRPFAFEGRKRALQAEEGIKRLREFVDTLIVIPNDRLLQVAEKKTSILDAFRVADDILRQGTQGITDLITVPGLINLDFADVRTIMQDAGSALMGIGISAGDNRAHDAAKAAISSPLLESSIEGAQGVLLSIAGGSDLGLFEVNEAAQAVAEAAHPEANIIFGAVIDDSMMDQIRVTVIATGFEGRRRQESMQFAGEEGSEVSIPKFEPIGSSEEELDIPAFLKKRMF
- the ileS gene encoding isoleucine--tRNA ligase — translated: MGDKPDYKDTMNLPQTEFPMRANLAEREPQWLKFWQEQDVYRKRLSMNVNGQRFVLHDGPPYANGHIHMGTAFNKVLKDLIVKYKSMRGYFAPYIPGWDCHGQPIEHQVEKELGPERMAKIGQSELRERCREWAMNYVSVQSEEFQRLGVQGDFEDPYLTLAPAYEAGNVRVFRRMYERGMIYKGSKPIHWCIRCKTALAEAEIEYSEVESNSIYVRLELLEVPKAFAEFATEASVLIWTTTPWTLPANVAATLSADASYVALRVSGRVIIVAEPLVERLAETIAWPQWELISDPAGQPIRVKGEDLAGAKYRHPIHDGVEGIVITGEHVDLSVGTGAVHTAPGHGEEDWLVGQRYGLPTPMPVNDLGVFDQGGGRFEGMHILRANPAIIEWLDEIGSLEHKGKTSHSYPHCWRCKQPVIFRATEQWFVSMGAKGAEAKPLREAALVAIEDVQWIPGWSVNRIRSMVTDRPDWCISRQRAWGVPIPVFKCAMCSHTVANDATFDAVEALFESEGADAWFRKQPSEYLPQSPLTECERCGSAELLPEDDILDVWFESGVSHTSVLDTRPELCRPAELYLEGTDQHRGWFQSALLTGVGAYDAPPYKAVLTHGFIVDGEGRKMSKSLGNVISPLDVIKVSGADIIRLWVAAADYSQDVSISNDILARTSDAYRRIRNTFRFLLSNLNDFTPENSVAWADMPEIDRYALTRLTEIVERVGKSYDDWKFHQVYHTVFNYCVTDLSSFYLDVIKDRLYSDAPDSLSRRSAQTVLAAILLDTVRLLAPVITFTAEEVWQHIPAKIRGDAASVQLAGWPESRVPASKAEEASSLRSIYSEVLGVREAVTKALEEAREAKVIGKSQEAAVTIGAPSELLGILSARSKTSLADMFIVSSVRLELEPKLNVAIDLADGEKCPRCWNVRELGTDTLHPDLCARCAAVIRDKQGET
- a CDS encoding DUF4013 domain-containing protein, which encodes MDLSRALNAPFKDRDWVVKVLLGGLWGLLIVTIPAQLGAMMAYVRSVANDDESLPAWSNFGSKWVSGFLLLVGTTIYMLPAIVLSGVIMAGAAAAIASQDPYAAAAVAGTGLLLGLLSLIWMIVASLPLSAAMVNYSITGQFSSMFAIGYLIKLIRSRTGFFKAWGLSLLIGVVAGITVSALSMLLIGYILAPWIYFLSYIFSAHLFGQWAKAAMSLGQADGQVNPPAPPPAPFVAPQAPPPEPAPPATPAPPEEPKPPSPPQ
- a CDS encoding FtsQ-type POTRA domain-containing protein — encoded protein: MKRRKVVISAKQAADGARPRSKEKTRTEPPRRASRSEVRLASEKGKSKISKQKRIARERRLAVRRRRAILVIVLLALALLLIAFGVFSIYQSDLFRITTVTVEGNDRLSDESVRAAASIPEDETLLRLSTLEIEERIKRDPWVSAATVSRRFPGTVIIDVEERVPVAMLDVGDSSFFLLDARGYILARQTPDETVTAVVIRDIGDIETTPGVRPRSEPLENALEVWNGLSPQMREMVRAISAPSVGETALITEEGVEIFVGPSVDITRKEEIAREIMTEHAGSVVYINVRSIERPTWRALETF
- the phoU gene encoding phosphate signaling complex protein PhoU, which produces MREEFRNELKALKAEVVQISNDVTETTRLAVRSLVDGDVDIAEQVIAGDAAFDRRCLGVEEHAIEIIATQFPVARDLRLLYSLTYISLHLERMADLGVNIARATKRTAARRGPQTLYDLIQAQGNLVYRVLEAMSEALATSDIELARKLEDLDEPIDHLYKQFFRELGRLQEDEDIEWASSMVLAARYLERIADNAVDIGERIAYLVTGEFEGAFTPTEE
- a CDS encoding YggT family protein, which gives rise to MSLAQILMRAIDFYSLLIIVYVLLSWLPASGTVWEIRRILGTVVEPYIGIFRRIIPNLGMIDISPLVAILVLSWLVRPLLLAVLSVLGL
- a CDS encoding DivIVA domain-containing protein; the encoded protein is MKLTPLDIHHKEFRNSLRGYSVEEVDKFLDEVADEFERLFKENIDLSERLETARDQIREFEAQKETLHNTLVAAQRSAEDITSRAKGEAAVVLRDAEMKAKEIIHNALTQKQTVSAELVRIKKAEEEFRAAFKQVLESHLKGIAPLPLADDVQVLVGETGQGMVTDVKVEQPAPPLPVHAEEKAPATPSPSRSERAKHPVSEAPAVEDLTIEPPASGFVQSIALGEIDDSDLIAEEPVFGDPKEFQLGSLDMFGERDEDSEIEKID
- the proC gene encoding pyrroline-5-carboxylate reductase; its protein translation is MTDVSGNWFGRPARLAVIGGGRMGEAIVAGMLSAGVVGREHVVVAEPSESRRRKLKETLDLNCVESAEQAVDGATIILLAVKPQIIEQVVSEIAGKVGDALILSIAAGITCARLEALLPDATPVVRVMPNAPVLAGGGMSVISAGTHAIDSQVELVSELFGSVGKSVVLPESFQDVATAISGCGPAYVAIVIDALARAGVRHGLSRDVAQLLATQTLRGTIDLLDKTGMHPGELADVVASPGGVTAAAIEVLESSGVRKAFADTVTAAINRSRELNK